A genomic region of Rheinheimera sp. MMS21-TC3 contains the following coding sequences:
- the dnaJ gene encoding molecular chaperone DnaJ, translating into MSKRDYYEVLGVAKDADEKDIKKAYRRLAMKLHPDRTKGDKAMEEQFKEVQEAYEILSDEQKRAAYDRFGHDGVDPNRGGGGFGGGGNADFGDIFGDVFGDIFGGGGRRGQSRAQRGSDLRYNLELSLEEAVRGKSVDIKIPTMASCDICDGSGAKKGTSAKSCSTCNGAGQVTMRQGFFAVQQTCPTCSGRGKVISDPCKKCHGDGRIEKTKTLSVKIPAGVDTGDRIRLTGEGEAGMHGAPAGDLYVQVHVKEHAIFVREGSNLYCDVPLSFTTAALGGEIDVPTLDGRVKLKVPAETQTEKMFRLRGKGVQSVRGGAVGDLVCKVVIETPVNLSDKQKELLRQLGDSMAGDAEAKHRPKSKGFFDGVKKFFDDLTS; encoded by the coding sequence ATGTCGAAGCGTGACTATTATGAAGTATTAGGTGTCGCAAAAGACGCCGACGAAAAAGATATCAAAAAGGCTTATAGACGGCTGGCTATGAAGTTACACCCTGACAGAACTAAGGGTGATAAGGCCATGGAAGAGCAGTTTAAAGAAGTCCAAGAAGCTTATGAGATATTGTCGGATGAGCAAAAGCGGGCTGCCTATGATCGCTTTGGTCATGACGGTGTCGATCCTAATCGTGGCGGCGGTGGTTTTGGCGGCGGCGGAAATGCTGATTTTGGCGATATTTTTGGTGATGTGTTTGGTGATATTTTCGGTGGCGGTGGTCGTCGTGGCCAATCCAGAGCCCAACGCGGATCTGATTTACGTTACAATTTAGAGTTAAGCCTAGAAGAAGCGGTTCGTGGTAAGTCGGTTGACATTAAAATACCTACTATGGCCAGCTGTGATATCTGTGATGGTTCTGGCGCTAAAAAAGGCACATCGGCTAAATCATGTTCAACCTGTAATGGGGCCGGCCAAGTAACTATGCGTCAAGGCTTCTTTGCTGTGCAGCAAACTTGTCCAACTTGTAGTGGCCGCGGTAAGGTTATTTCAGATCCTTGTAAAAAGTGTCATGGTGATGGCCGGATTGAAAAGACTAAAACCCTCTCGGTTAAAATACCTGCAGGAGTAGATACCGGAGACCGCATTCGCTTAACAGGTGAAGGTGAAGCTGGTATGCATGGCGCTCCAGCGGGTGATTTATATGTACAAGTACATGTAAAAGAGCACGCAATTTTTGTACGCGAAGGCAGCAATTTATATTGTGATGTCCCGCTTAGCTTCACTACAGCAGCCTTAGGCGGAGAGATTGATGTACCAACCTTAGATGGCCGTGTTAAGTTGAAAGTGCCAGCTGAAACGCAAACAGAAAAAATGTTCCGTTTGCGAGGAAAAGGTGTGCAGTCTGTCCGTGGTGGAGCTGTGGGCGACTTAGTTTGTAAAGTCGTCATTGAAACGCCAGTTAACCTAAGTGATAAACAAAAAGAGTTATTACGACAGCTAGGTGATAGCATGGCCGGTGATGCCGAAGCTAAGCATAGGCCCAAATCAAAAGGCTTTTTTGATGGTGTAAAAAAGTTTTTTGATGACTTAACTAGTTAG